In Podospora pseudoanserina strain CBS 124.78 chromosome 5, whole genome shotgun sequence, a single window of DNA contains:
- a CDS encoding hypothetical protein (EggNog:ENOG503P69Z; antiSMASH:Cluster_14): MPLIIGLPSEIMDNICGNLDFHDTLSSIRASCRVLKAAADRHAFRHIKFCMHHEDFDVLRSMVNDYRAEHVQSLTYNTRIMRRYQSYDDDIPYDPYDNELPDIFHLADIHRPPVDEAWIAAMRDVVDSIHRDQVQILAVGEDFDFLREVVPKFPNLREIIVAGDYPDSNRHRNREPNATEPILRIPAYHCLNLDMTGVSHVEGTARHLRAILEAVQATGGSLPRLISIQVGFLSLLATDEDFERSDMPSALPPWPFPPIYPLQNSLSTPLSVLTHFGILLGNERPWVDDPRKYSVVKSPRIKFVHDIIKTMPNLQSLTLGVKYESAWLYDLIPYDHHWERLHTVHLTNMGFGYETMLDFLLRHKQSLRTIVLETCCVRGWDDAKRQRIGWDQFIPDLKAGFLPHSLDFTFFHNLREEARGAGDVDPECMPMVRSYFRDKKASKLEPLPRISDERRAGKITLQRPLEILKRTSFFSYEM; the protein is encoded by the exons ATGCCACTTATTATCGGGCTCCCGTCAGAGATCATGGACAACATATGCGGCAACTTGGATTTTCACGATACTCTGTCCTCGATTCGTGCATCATGCCGCGTCCTGAAAGCAGCGGCAGATCGACACGCGTTTCGACACATCAAGTTTTGCATGCACCATGAGGACTTTGACGTCTTACGAAGCATGGTCAATGATTATCGCGCCGAGCATGTTCAGTCGCTGACATATAACACTCGAATCATGAGGAGATACCAGTCTTACGACGACGATATTCCATATGATCCATACGATAATGAGCTTCCAGATATCTTTCATCTCGCCGACATCCACCGTCCGCCGGTCGATGAAGCTTGGATCGCGGCAATGAGAGATGTTGTCGACAGCATACATCGCGATCAGGTTCAAATTTTGGCAGTGGGcgaagactttgactttcTCCGAGAGGTGGTCCCCAAATTCCCCAATCTCCGGGAGATCATCGTTGCGGGCGATTATCCAGACAGTAACAGGCACCGGAACAGGGAGCCCAACGCCACGGAACCCATACTGAGGATACCAGCATACCACTGCCTCAACCTGGATATGACAGGCGTGTCACATGTGGAGGGGACAGCTCGACATTTGCGAGCCATCTTAGAAGCAGTCCAGGCAACTGGCGGGTCACTCCCACGTCTCATCTCTATTCAGGTGGGCTTCCTCAGCCTCCTAGCGACAGATGAAGATTTTGAGCGTTCCGATATGCCGTCTGCGCTCCCGCCTTGGCCATTTCCCCCGATCTACCCCTTACAAAATTCTCTGAGCACGCCGCTCTCGGTACTCACTCACTTTGGCATCTTGCTCGGCAATGAACGGCCGTGGGTAGATGATCCACGCAAATATTCGGTAGTCAAGAGCCCTCGCATCAAGTTCGTCCACGACATCATTAAAACAATGCCGAATTTGCAATCTTTGACACTGGGTGTTAAGTATGAATCTGCGTGGCTTTATGACCTCATTCCCTATGATCATCATTGGGAAAGACTTCACACTGTTCACCTTACAAATATGGGGTTTGGCTACGAAACAATGCTTGACTTCCTCCTTCGACACAAGCAATCACTCAGAACCATTGTCTTGGAAACCTGTTGCGTGCGAGGGTGGGATGATGCCAAAAGGCAACGTATAGGCTGGGACCAGTTTATCCCTGATCTCAAAGCTGGGTTTTTGCCTCACTCGCTGGATTTTACTTTCTTCCACAATCTTCGAGAAGAGGCCCGGGGTGCTGGGGATGTGGACCCGGAATGCATGCCGATGGTGCGCTCATATTTCAGAGACAAAAAGGCTTCAAAACTTGAGCCACTGCCGCGGATAAGCGACGAAAGAAGAGCAGGCAAG ATCACTCTCCAAAGACCACTTGAGATTCTGAAAAggacctccttcttctcgtacGAAATGTGA
- a CDS encoding hypothetical protein (antiSMASH:Cluster_14; EggNog:ENOG503PBWW; COG:S): MQMFATDHGSSDGDSVSQVGARAAKAKRQHQTKDSQPWPHFRLPPSFVRPEFHESENSDSEDDLPKRHRIAHREPPAETKENHDTTPSSSILRHQLEAQSHPLAKPHSCPHCVAIAVDLRRQLARVTFRGDAWAREGWTTANRKFPLTVDQARAASHKGCAFYRYLLADDDPAYAIRNDVWGSSPGRIPFEIVMQNGRCRLYPGQRKGEFREFSLYTIPGQKALHPFLGYQLPPNLVPNSQLSFTRVRGWLNECLRNHKLCNAFQRAYMPKRLIEVTTPAASGSLCARLVTNPTPGRYAALSYCWGGDQKSKTIRSVLGTYEKEILMGILPQTLQDALTVTHGIGLRYLWVDAMTIVQDDDEDRDEQISQMHRIYLGASFTIVAAKAVTSLDGFLAPRAKYQPSIISARLDDNVFGEILAFPKHDILSDYNLFTRGWTFQETQLSTRILAYGLHELVYSCLEARHRDGGYEHVFDPPPASIYLRDTSDDPAAQMVENLDPGNQKLGRDEHPFGWETIVFKYSQRFLTDGLDKLPAVSAIAEEYSLTKPVTEYYAGLWKEDFLHQCLWQVSFNTAVRPKGVYRAPSWSWASVDGAVHGFTKERLNLKFSCSLLHVETTLVSTRNRFGRVGNGFMRLRGRMRKVLWSSSGIRAGHAGRAAEDAASRWPDEPYGFDDRLSLTVDFIGEWPKDSEVEFWCLEICTFFRDGFDRGQGLLLDKVDGGEHPDLSDEIFRRVGQAYFGADVAEPYWFDDGVSEWKEIVVV; encoded by the exons ATGCAAATGTTTGCAACTGATCACGGCAGCTCTGACGGCGACTCAGTTTCCCAAGTGGGTGCCAGGGCAGCCAAAGCAAAGAgacaacaccaaaccaaaGATAGCCAACCTTGG CCACACTTTCGACTCCCTCCATCATTTGTCCGTCCAGAATTCCACGAGTCCGAGAATTCGGACTCTGAAGACGACTTGCCGAAACGCCATCGGATAGCACATCGAGAGCCTCCAGCCGAAACCAAAGAGAACCACGACACAACGCCGTCAAGCTCGATACTACGCCATCAGCTGGAAGCGCAAAGTCATCCCCTCGCCAAACCACATTCCTGCCCGCACTGCGTTGCAATAGCCGTTGATTTGCGCAGGCAACTAGCCCGCGTCACGTTCCGTGGGGATGCTTGGGCCCGAGAAGGGTGGACGACTGCCAATAGAAAGTTTCCCTTGACTGTCGACCAAGCAAGAGCCGCCAGCCACAAAGGATGCGCGTTCTACAGATACCTCCTCGCTGATGACGACCCCGCTTATGCGATACGAAATGATGTATGGGGTTCCTCCCCTGGCAGGATTCCTTTCGAGATAGTGATGCAAAATGGCCGCTGCAGACTCTACCCTGGACAACGGAAAGGAGAGTTTCGAGAGTTCTCCCTGTACACCATCCCAGGACAAAAGGCTTTGCACCCTTTTCTTGGGTATCAACTCCCACCGAACCTTGTTCCCAACTCCCAACTCAGCTTCACCCGTGTTCGAGGCTGGCTAAACGAATGCCTCCGGAACCACAAACTATGCAACGCATTCCAGCGAGCCTACATGCCCAAAAGGCTCATCGAAGTGACCACTCCCGCAGCTTCGGGGAGTCTTTGCGCTCGATTGGTCACAAACCCCACGCCAGGTCGTTATGCCGCGCTGAGCTACTGCTGGGGCGGTGACCAAAAGTCCAAGACCATCAGAAGTGTTTTGGGTACCTACGAGAAAGAAATCCTAATGGGTATCCTACCCCAAACGCTTCAGGATGCGTTGACAGTAACACACGGTATCGGCCTCCGCTACCTCTGGGTAGACGCCATGACAATCGTtcaagatgacgatgaggacagAGACGAGCAGATATCCCAGATGCACCGCATCTACCTCGGcgcctccttcaccatcGTCGCAGCAAAGGCAGTGACCAGCCTTGACGGTTTTCTCGCCCCAAGAGCAAAGTACCagccctccatcatctccgccCGGCTGGATGACAACGTCTTTGGGGAGATCCTTGCCTTTCCAAAGCACGATATCCTCAGTGACTATAACCTCTTTACTCGCGGTTGGACATTTCAGGAGACGCAGCTCTCGACAAGGATACTGGCGTATGGCTTGCATGAATTGGTGTACTCGTGTTTAGAGGCCAGGCATCGGGATGGTGGATACGAGCATGTGTTCGATCCGCCACCGGCTTCAATCTACCTGCGCGACACGAGCGACGATCCTGCAGCACAAATGGTGGAGAATCTCGACCCGGGAAATCAAAAGTTGGGGCGGGATGAACATCCGTTTGGTTGGGAGACAATCGTGTTCAAGTATAGCCAGCGGTTTCTCACTGATGGGTTGGATAAGCTCCCTGCTGTCTCGGCTATTGCGGAGGAGTACTCCCTCACCAAGCCAGTCACGGAATATTATGCCGGGCTATGGAAGGAAGACTTTCTGCATCAGTGTCTTTGGCAAGTAAGCTTCAATACCGCGGTGAGGCCGAAGGGGGTGTATAGAGCTCCGTCTTGGTCGTGGGCTTCGGTTGATGGCGCGGTGCATGGATTTACCAAGGAGCGCCTCAATCTGAAGTTTTCTTGTTCGCTGCTTCATGTTGAGACGACGCTGGTGTCGACGAGGAATCgttttgggagggtgggtaATGGTTTTATGCGGCTTCGTGGCAGGATGCGCAAGGTTTTGTGGTCGAGCAGTGGGATTCGGGCCGGGCATGCTGGACGCGCAGCGGAGGATGCTGCTAGCAGATGGCCGGATGAACCGTACGGGTTTGATGACCGCCTGTCGTTGACGGTGGATTTTATTGGTGAGTGGCCGAAGGATTCGGAGGTGGAATTTTGGTGTCTTGAAATTTGCACCTTCTTCCGGGATGGGTTTGATCGTGGTCAGGGGCTGTTGCTTGacaaggttgatgggggagagCATCCCGATCTCTCGGACGAAATCTTTCGCCGTGTGGGCCAGGCATACTTTGGCGCGGATGTGGCCGAGCCGTACtggtttgatgatggtgtttcGGAGTGGAAGGAGATTGTCGTTGTGTGA
- a CDS encoding hypothetical protein (antiSMASH:Cluster_14; COG:S; EggNog:ENOG503PEV2), whose protein sequence is MTPLPYVAAQEPGCHRLTECWLPVVGKHHIERRRHRTISSLHSAPKCSFLLQPSTPGRHSSPIVSRHHFSVYIIQVVCLSNSSPISVISSTMKFATVGLLSFAQSIVLGSPSPSSYPVRRDVDLQWTVQAFPNGPFIHVNGTIEQVYSHVLKINPSFDKEFVPGHLPDEDPWSPPLQAPF, encoded by the exons ATGACGCCACTCCCCTACGTCGCTGCCCAAGAGCCAGGCTGTCATCGTCTGACGGAGTGTTGGCTTCCGGTCGTGGGAAAGCACCACATTGAGAGACGGCGACACCGAACTATTTCTAGCTTGCACTCTGCACCAAAGTGCAGTTTCCTCCTACAACCATCAACGCCAGGTCGACACTCCTCTCCAATCGTCTCTCGGCATCACTTCTCTGTATACATTATCCAGGTTGTTTGTCTCTCCAACTCTTCTCCCATCTCAGTCATCAGCTCCACCATGAAGTTCGCCACGGTCGGTCTCCTCTCGTTCGCG CAGAGCATCGTCCTCGGCAgtccatccccctcctcctatccAGTCCGTCGCGATGTTGACCTCCAATGGACGGTCCAAGCATTTCCCAACGGCCCATTTATCCACGTGAACGGCACCATTGAGCAGGTTTACAGCCACGTTCTCAAGATCAACCCGTCCTTCGACAAGGAATTCGTGCCTGGGCATCTCCCGGACGAAGACCCCTGGTCCCCCCCACTTCAAGCACCCTTCTAG
- a CDS encoding hypothetical protein (antiSMASH:Cluster_14; COG:I; EggNog:ENOG503PC98) produces MSSGLPKFYQRGRDRRRESRALDEAISNGTAGTTAAGSTNVKGSKSSRLMQFVKRWILVSWKDLLAMAVFGGAALGIYQAPYASTRNFPITFNQSGDIVYPELAYPHRGWIISPQLSGVIAVVIPLGVIFLAQIRIKSFWDLNNAVLGLLYSMILSSFFQVVIKNLIGGFRPYFLDICQPDISLASSNNATGLNGVGFQQIMYTIEICTNPDKAAIKTAITSFPSGHATSAWAGYGFLFLWMNAKLKVWGNHQTSFYWLVLLTAPVLGATLLASCLTVDQAHHWYDILAGSIIGIGTSIACYRLVYAAVWDWRWNHVPLKRTAPFGYEMEGDRLLPTYHKATWTKKLGWGRRKGARVGRGSVRGPVEKKGLASGRSSETYARNGSAVSPHSRVAPPVNGYGNGVAHPDPAVARGTGSVGRYDGRGDQMV; encoded by the exons ATGTCATCGGGGCTTCCGAAATTCTACCAACGGGGCCGCGACCGGCGTCGCGAGTCCCGCGCTTTGGATGAGGCTATTTCTAATGGTACTGCTGGCACGACGGCTGCGGGGAGTACGAATGTCAAGGGGAGCAAGTCGTCGCGGTTGATGCAGTTTGTCAAGAGGTGGATTTTGGTCTCGTGGAAGGATTTGCTTGCCATGgctgtttttgggggtgctgCTTTGGGG ATCTACCAAGCTCCCTATGCCTCCACCCGCAATTTCCCCATCACCTTCAACCAGTCTGGCGATATCGTCTACCCCGAACTCGCCTACCCTCACCGCGGGTGGATCATCAGCCCGCAACTTTCGGGCGTCATCGCGGTTGTGATCCCGCTTGGGGTTATTTTCCTGGCGCAAATCAGGATCAAGTCATTCTGGGACTTGAACAATGCTGTTTTGGGGCTGTTGTACtcgatgatcttgtcgaGTTTCTTCCAGGTCGTTATCAAGAATTTGATTGGGGGGTTCAGGCCGTATTTTTTGGATATCTGCCAGCCGGATATCTCCCTTGCGTCGAGTAATAATGCGACGGGGTTGAATGGTGTTGGGTTTCAGCAGATCATGTACACGATCGAAATCTGCACCAACCCGGACAAGGCGGCGATCAAGACGGCTATAACGAGCTTCCCTTCTGGCCATGCCACAAGTGCGTGGGCGGGGTAtgggtttttgtttttgtggATGAACGCGAAGCTGAAGGTTTGGGGTAACCACCAAACGAGCTTTTACTGGTTGGTCTTGTTGACTGCGCCGGTGTTGGGGGCGACATTGCTGGCGAGTTGTTTGACGGTTGATCAGGCACATCATTGGTATGATATTTTGGCGGGGAGTATCATTGGGATCGGGACAAGTATTGCCTGTTATCGGTTGGTGTACGCGGCGGTTTGGGATTGGAGGTGGAATCATGTGCCGTTGAAGAGGACAGCGCCGTTTGGGTATGAGATGGAGGGTGATCGGTTGTTGCCTACGTATCACAAGGCTACCTGGACGAAGaagctgggttgggggaggagaaagggcgcgagggtggggagggggagtgtgagggggccggtggagaagaaggggttggcCAGTGGAAGGAGTAGTGAGACGTATGCGAGGAATGGGAGCGCGGTGAGTCCTCACTCGAGAGTGGCGCCACCGGTGAATGGGTATGGGAATGGTGTTGCTCATCCCGATccggcggtggcgaggggAACAGGAAGCGTTGGGCGGTATGATGGGAGGGGTGATCAGATGGTTTGA
- a CDS encoding hypothetical protein (EggNog:ENOG503NZQ3; antiSMASH:Cluster_14; COG:P; SMCOG1212:sodium:dicarboxylate symporter): MSEKHEHETSKQVSAEGIQQSSSNPSQNEEPMFERDPNRKWWHGIKEPGHALQIVTAAILAIAIGMAVTSTVGSKNIPQAATVIIGIPGVLWLRALRAVVLPLIICAMILAVQKLREMSTGGGAVVAKWSVSYYVLTTLLAIVHSTIAVAVGWIRLMQVMDAESLEVTDEDDQDMINERTETKIHDVVKQMFESFIPQNVVKSLAEDGLLAILVTSVIVGYLLKPNSPLLKVVKEIEELITIIITWLIKAAPIGVFFLILPNLFRLDIASIAQNLGVLIGSSLVGMFFHLFVVLPLLFFLILRRNPYSYWMKQSPAWITAWGTASSAATLPVTMKCAKRTGIPDGLAKFTLPLGCLINMDGTAIYFPAVVVFLAATQGHELTGADYVIIVLLSTLASIGTTPIPSSSLVLTVMIATSVNVEITGMYAVVVAIDWFIDRFRTAVNVSGDLFAAPIIQKLAKVEDDGVVSEEEGVVVTDNNDRV, encoded by the exons ATGTCGGAGAAGCACGAGCACGAGACGTCCAAGCAGGTCTCGGCTGAGGGCATCCAGCAGTCCTCTTCTAACCCGAGCCAGAATGAGGAGCCCATGTTCGAAAGAGATCCCAACCGCAAGTGGTGGCACGGCATCAAGGAACCTGGCCATGCGCTCCAAATCGTGACGGCCGCCATCTTGGCTATCGCCATTGGCATGGCTGTTACCTCCACGGTTGGCAGCAAAAACATTCCCCAGGCGGCTACTGTCATTATCGGTATCCCAGGTGTGCTCTGGTTGCGTGCTCTCAGAGCTGTTG TGCTTCCCTTGATTATCTGCGCCATGATTCTCGCTGTTCAAAAGTTGAGGGAAATGTCCacgggcggtggtgctgtggttgCGAAGTGGTCCGTGTCATACTACGTGCTCACGACCCTGCTCGCCATTGTGCACTCAACCATTGCAGTGGCCGTCGGTTGGATCCGTCTCATGCAGGTTATGGATGCCGAATCTCTGGAGGTTACCGATGAGGATGACCAGGACATGATCAATGAGAGAACTGAGACCAAGATTCACGACGTTGTCAAGCAGATGTTTGAGTCCTTCATCCCTCAAAACGTTGTCAAGTCGCTCGCCGAAGACGgtctcctcgccatcctcgtcacctCCGTCATCGTTGGATACCTTCTGAAGCCCAACTCGCCGCTCCTCAAGGTCgtcaaggagattgaggagctcattaccatcatcatcacctggTTGATCAAGGCTGCGCCTATTGGTgttttcttcctcatcctgccCAACCTCTTCAGACTCGACATTGCCAGTATCGCCCAGAACTTGGGTGTCCTGATTGGCTCTTCGCTTGTCGGCATGTTCTTCCACCTGTTTGTAGTGTTGccgctcctcttcttcctcatcctccgccgCAACCCTTACAGCTACTGGATGAAGCAGTCGCCTGCCTGGATTACTGCCTGGGGTACCGCTTCCAGTGCCGCTACGCTCCCGGTCACCATGAAGTGTGCCAAGCGCACTGGTATCCCCGATGGTCTTGCCAAGTTCACCCTGCCCCTGGGTTGCTTGATCAACATGGATGG TACTGCTATTTACTTCCCGGCTGTCGTTGTCTTCCTTGCCGCCACTCAGGGCCACGAGCTTACCGGTGCCGACTatgtcatcatcgtcctgCTCTCCACCCTTGCCTCGATCGGAACCACGCCCATTCCTAGCTCGTCTCTCGTCTTGACCGTCATGATTGCCACCAGTGTCAACGTCGAGATTACCGGCATGTACGCTGTCGTTGTCGCCATCGATTGGTTCATTGACCGCTTCAGAACCGCCGTCAACGTGAGCGGTGATCTGTTCGCTGCTCCCATTATCCAAAAGCTCGCCAAGGTGGAGGACGATGGTGTTGTttcggaggaagagggtgttgtcgttaccgacaacaacgaccGCGTGTAG
- a CDS encoding hypothetical protein (COG:C; antiSMASH:Cluster_14; EggNog:ENOG503NUQZ; SMCOG1087:hypothetical protein) yields the protein MTSSRPKLHVIIIGAGISGLVLAQCLRKQGISFEIFERDEGPAVRKGGYCLGLHDPENLFVKHLPDDLPSVWSTCHLLPLDLPSQLMTYLPNGIAFRVQDGEETPCVRVSRAKLREMLGRHLEIRWGRKAVGVWEEGEEVVVRFESEEVVRGGLVVGCDGVFSGVRKCIPNGLDCIQLQQFPAAVVAGDVVLEGEEVKRQLRNGHSAYVSVGKEWGLFVGLNKLVNVKADEEGDVEGMKGEYYWILSRFDKDVADEKHWTKTMTDEEKLAMAKEKIKEMREEFRIVVEKTTVEGLKSSAWSMWYSAVQGAEDLKTSRVVLIGDAAHPMTPARGEGAVVAIRDAVQLSKVLRTIDTSDEASLKSTLQDFQQDVLTKGFEAIRGAREAFEGVFQNRTPMAWGWEMAPIRKVPPLPPLKLKMAF from the exons ATGACCTCTTCACGACCAAAACTccatgtcatcatcatcggcgcTGGGATCAGCGGGCTGGTGCTGGCGCAGTGTCTACGGAAACAGGGGATTTCGTTTGAGATCTTTGAGCGGGATGAAGGTCCtgcggtgaggaaggggggttaTTGTCTTGGTTTGCATGA TCCAGAAAACCTCTTTGTCAAGCATCTACCTGACGATCTCCCTTCAGTGTGGTCGACGTGCCACTTGCTCCCGCTTGATCTCCCTTCTCAGCTGATGACCTACCTGCCGAATGGGATTGCGTTTAGGGTtcaggatggggaggagacgcCGTGTGTAAGGGTTAGTCGGGCGAAGCTGAGGGAGATGTTGGGGAGGCATCTGGAGATtaggtgggggaggaaggcggtgggagtttgggaggagggggaggaagtggTTGTGAGGTttgagagtgaggaggtggtaaggggggggttggtggtggggtgcGATGGGGTTTTTAGTGGTG TGAGGAAGTGCATCCCTAACGGTCTCGACTGTATCCAGCTACAACAATTTCCCgctgcggtggtggctggggatgtggtgcttgagggggaggaagtgAAGCGGCAGTTGAGGAATGGGCACTCGGCTTATGTTTCTGTTGGGAAGgagtgggggttgtttgttgggttGAATAAGCTGGTAAATGTCAAggctgatgaagagggggatgtggaggggatgaagggggagTATTACTGGATTTTGAGTCGGTTTGACAAGGATGTAGCCGATGAGAAGCATTGGACGAAGACAATGACCgatgaggagaagctggcgatggcaaaggaaaagataaaggagatgagggaggagtttaGGATTGTTGTCGAAAAGACAACTGTGGAAGGGCTGAAGAGTTCTGCT TGGTCCATGTGGTATTCTGCTGTCCAGGGCGCAGAAGACCTCAAAACGTCGAGGGTTGTACTGATAGGGGATGCAGCTCATCCTATGACACCCG CGCGTGGAGAGGGCGCCGTCGTAGCGATACGGGACGCAGTACAACTCAGCAAGGTTCTGAGAACGATTGACACCTCAGATGAGGCATCCCTCAAGTCAACTCTGCAAGACTTTCAGCAAGATGTCCTTACAAAGGGCTTCGAGGCGATCCGAGGTGCTCGGGAAGCTTTTGAGGGTGTCTTTCAGAACAGGACACCGATggcttgggggtgggagatggcACCCATTCGAAAGGTcccgcctctccctccgtTGAAACTAAAGATGGCTTTTTGA
- a CDS encoding hypothetical protein (antiSMASH:Cluster_14; EggNog:ENOG503NV1Q; SMCOG1034:cytochrome P450; COG:Q), whose translation MKPALPSLVLSTQQQLGLLFEVSVAPKPVRSSLTMTLLSTTVQHLQAAWDVHPYLLLSVPLALYLLISNVRSYLKLRHINGPFLAHFTYVWFVGSVARGKMLSTLQELTYKYGPVCRIGPNDLLVGDFDEVVRINGVRSPYVKSDWYTTIRFDVDGGDSVVSLMDTAEHDVRKAKLIKGYEGRGKGQDKGWMDKVVDKHLVELVRLLREKYVKQGREINWTNVMRYFSADVMVEALMGEAWGDLQTDSDIHKFFEMSDYSTPYIHTVGSWGSLRWLTSSWWFIRKAGPKVTDDHGLGKFISLVREEVSKRFRDPDSKKGDMLADWISQGLTSRECELDVILGVIAGADTVAVPMRTIFLYLITSPLVYSKLKDEITTAIKARAISEPITNQQALKLPYMQAVIHEGLRMMPISAFGFPKRVPAEGDMICGIHVPGGTDIFPNNLAIQRSKKVFGDDVDVFRPERWLIENTRGPEHRSLMVRHIEVIFGHGRWQCPGRMLAWVQLNKVFVEVLRNFDFQVGNPRDPWKLGVYSSVTVGDFWVKGVEARPE comes from the exons ATGAAGCCCGCTCTCCCCAGTCTGGTTCTTTCcacacaacaacagcttGGTTTGCTTTTTGAGGTCTCGGTGGCACCGAAGCCAGTCCGCTCCTCCCTCACGATGACGCTTCTCTCAACCACAGTCCAGCATCTCCAAGCCGCCTGGGATGTCCACCcttacctcctcctctcggtCCCTCTTGCCCTCtacctcctcatctccaatGTCCGATCCTATCTCAAACTCCGACACATCAACGGCCCGTTCTTGGCGCACTTCACCTACGTCTGGTTCGTGGGCAGTGTCGCCCGAGGAAAGATGCTCAGCACTCTCCAGGAACTTACCTACAAGTACGGCCCTGTCTGTCGCATCGGCCCGAACGATCTTCTCGTCGgcgactttgacgaggttGTCCGCATCAACGGGGTGCGGTCACCGTATGTGAAGAGCGATTGGTATACTACTATCCggtttgatgttgatgggggggacTCGGTTGTTTCGTTGATGGATACTGCGGAGCATGATGTGCGGAAGGCGAAACTGATTAAGGGGTatgaagggagggggaaggggcaggATAAGGGGTGGATGGATAAAGTTGTGGACAAGCATTTGGTggagttggtgaggttgttgagggagaagtaTGTCAAgcaggggagggagattAACTGGACGAATGTGATGAGATATTTTAGTGCGGATGTTATGGTGGAAGCTTTGATGGGTGAGGCATG GGGAGACCTTCAGACGGATAGTGATATTCACAAGTTCTTCGAGATGTCCGATTATTCTACGCCTTACATCCATACTGTTGGAAGTTGGGGGAGTCTTAGGTGGCTTACGAGCAGCTGGTGGTTCATTCGCAAGGCTGGGCCGAAGGTGACGGATGATCATGGTTTGGGCAAGTTCATTTC CCTGGTGAGAGAAGAGGTCTCAAAGCGTTTTAGGGATCCCGACTCCAAGAAGGGCGATATGTTG GCCGACTGGATCTCTCAAGGACTTACCTCACGCGAATGCGAGCTTGATGTCATCCTCGGCGTGATAGCAGGGGCCGACACCGTTGCCGTGCCTATGCGAACCATCTTCCTCTATCTCATCACCTCTCCACTCGTCTATTCCAAGCTCAAAGACGAGATCACAACCGCCATCAAGGCCAGAGCCATTTCAGAACCCATCACAAACCAACAGGCTCTCAAACTACCGTACATGCAAGCTGTTATCCACGAGGGCCTCCGCATGATGCCCATCTCTGCTTTCGGCTTCCCCAAGAGAGTACCCGCGGAGGGAGACATGATTTGTGGCATACACGTCCCTGGTGGAACAGACATCTTCCCTAACAACCTCGCCATTCAACGAAGCAAAAAGGTGTTTGGGGATGACGTCGACGTTTTCCGGCCAGAGAGGTGGTTGATTGAGAACACCCGAGGACCGGAACACCGCAGCTTGATGGTCCGACACATCGAAGTCATCTTTGGTCATGGTAGATGGCAATGCCCGGGGCGGATGCTTGCTTGGGTTCAACTGAACAAGGTCTTTGTGGAGGTTTTGAGGAACTTTGACTTTCAGGTTGGCAACCCGAGAGATCCTTGGAAGTTGGGGGTTTATAGTTCGGTTACTGTTGGTGACTTTTGGGTGAAAGGTGTTGAAGCAAGGCCAGAGTAA
- a CDS encoding hypothetical protein (antiSMASH:Cluster_14), with product MSHQRAIAQVSWTCKCGHRLHIHVPVSQPQAAIDFAAQAAGPNAHTVTSRRPVEQGGASASSSSQASTNTELPQVNSTNSGPRSPHTSSSDEEVNSVLPPFIPTGTKRFLLLCVNTGSLGGVRHRRLANVEVTNTECGGELFQSLRNAYYSLRKSSWNPFLVPKTMHYVKFQLLFLQR from the exons ATGAGCCATCAGCGAGCCATTGCTCAGGTCTCATGGACATGT AAGTGCGGTCACCGCCTACATATTCACGTGCCAGTGTCACAACCCCAAGCCGCCATAGATTTTGCGGCCCAGGCTGCCGGCCCAAATGCCCATACCGTTACCAGCAGGAGACCAGTCGAACAGGGTGGCGCGTCAGCATCCAGCAGTAGCCAGGCCTCGACCAACACAGAGCTGCCACAAGTTAACTCCACAAATTCGGGACCGCGTTCACCCCACACAAGTTCGTCGGACGAAGAAGTTAACAGCGTTCTGCCCCCGTTCATACCAACTGGAACCAAGCGTTTTCTCCTGCTATGTGTCAACACGGGTAGTCTTGGTGGAGTCCGTCACCGCAGGCTGGCCAACGTAGAGGTCACTAACACTGAATGTGGCGGGGAACTGTTCCAGAGTCTTCGCAACGCCTATTACTCGTTGAGGAAGAGTTCGTGGAACCCATTCCTGGTTCCAAAGACAATGCACTACGTCAAATTCCAGCTTCTGTTTCTCCAAAGGTGA